The following proteins come from a genomic window of Salvia hispanica cultivar TCC Black 2014 chromosome 4, UniMelb_Shisp_WGS_1.0, whole genome shotgun sequence:
- the LOC125223221 gene encoding methylmalonate-semialdehyde dehydrogenase [acylating], mitochondrial-like isoform X1, producing MLPLSFSKKISQNLKVKEKDKINKVNRKLPIHFRLRKISTPHRRFHLRRRLCSPGSALTSYMEFDETPQMLPPPPGSFIDREELIEHVGEFAVSQGYVVTIKQSKKERVVVLGCDRGGVYRDRRKTIDEATGEPLRKRKSGSRLTNCPFELVGKKEDGLWVLTVKNGSHNHEPMKDISEHPSARRFNEREVMLIKEMTDAGLKPRQILKRLRQTNPELLSTPKHVYNVKAKLRQGNLTVRRLKTLKSPTAVEGNSEPSTSSEPSWKKRYPPRVPNLIGGRFIDSQSSSSVDVLNPATQQVVAQVPLSTGEELKAAVFAAKRAFTSWRNTPVTTRQRIMFKLQELIRRDIDKLASCITSEQGKTLKDAFNDVSRGIELVEHACGMANLHMGDFFPNISNGIDTYSIREPLGICAGICSFNFPAMIPLLMFPIAITCGNTFILKPSEKAPGACVHLSELAVEAGLPNGVLNVIHGTNDIIDAICDDDEIKAVSYVGSDAPGMYVHARASANSKRVQSNVGAKSHVVVMPDVHMDTVINALVCAGFGSAVQRSTAISTVIFVGDSKSWEGKLVERAMALKVDAGTEPGVDLGPVISKQVKERICRVVQTFVDNGARLVLDGRKVVVPKYELGNFVGPTILTDITEDMECYKEEILGPILLCMQAGSLDEAIGIVNRNKHGNGASIFTSSCATARKFQTEIECGQVGVNVAVASPLPLFSFTGSDASFTGDINHYGKAGLQFYTQIKTVTQQWKDFPSSGASSSLLASYDARSNSGDVHAFPSIDFTSNDVSLGLHLRDFSNGEGVPLPLHDDLPSHDGMSIPLVASKDFPSSDGESLEQSRDLPNSDGMSSIPQLDGSHWTLHF from the exons ATGCTtccactctctttctctaaaaaaatttcacaaaatttaaaagtaaaagaaaaagacaaaataaataaagtaaacagAAAACTGCCGATTCACTTCCGACTCCGAAAAATCAGCACTCCCCACCGCCGGTTTCATCTCCGTCGCCG TTTGTGCTCTCCAGGATCTGCCCTGACCAGTTACATGGAGTTTGATGAAACTCCACAGATGCTCCCACCTCCACCTGGGAGTTTCATTGATAGAGAAGAACTTATTGAACATGTTGGGGAGTTTGCCGTCTCTCAGGGATATGTTGTCACCATTAAGCAGTCTAAGAAGGAGAGAGTTGTAGTCCTTGGTTGTGACAGAGGAGGTGTTTATCGAGATAGGCGCAAAACTATTGATGAGGCCACTGGTGAACCTCTGCGCAAAAGGAAATCTGGTTCGCGACTGACAAACTGCCCATTCGAGCTAGTGGGTAAGAAGGAGGATGGCTTGTGGGTACTCACAGTTAAGAATGGTTCACATAATCATGAACCAATGAAGGACATATCAGAACATCCATCTGCGCGGCGCTTCAACGAGAGAGAAGTCATGCTAATCAAGGAAATGACAGATGCAGGTCTGAAACCTCGCCAGATACTTAAAAGACTTAGACAAACAAATCCCGAGCTTTTATCTACACCAAAGCATGTTTATAATGTGAAAGCCAAGCTTCGGCAAGGGAATCTTACAG TGAGGAGATTGAAGACACTGAAATCTCCTACAGCAGTTGAGGGAAACTCTGAACCTTCAACATCTTCGGAGCCATCATGGAAGAAACGGTATCCCCCG AGGGTCCCAAATCTTATTGGTGGTAGATTTATTGATTCACAGTCATCATCATCTGTCGATGTGTTAAATCCT GCCACACAACAAGTGGTTGCACAAGTTCCTTTGTCCACGGGTGAGGAGCTTAAGGCTGCAGTATTTGCAGCGAAAAGAGCATTTACATCCTGGCGAAATACCCCCGTTACTACTCGGCAACGAATTATGTTTAAGCTTCAAGAGCTTATTCGACGTgatatt GATAAGCTTGCCAGCTGCATAACATCAGAGCAGGGTAAGACATTAAAGGATGCTTTTAATGATGTCTCCCGAGGGATTG AGCTTGTTGAACATGCTTGTGGAATGGCAAATTTGCATATGGGGGACTTCTTCCCAAATATATCAAATGGCATTGATACTTATAGCATCCGTGAGCCCCTTGGTATTTGTGCTGGGATATGCTCTTTCAATTTTCCTGCCATGATTCCGTTATTG ATGTTTCCGATTGCTATTACATGTGGCAATACATTCATATTAAAACCTTCTGAGAAAGCTCcag GAGCTTGTGTGCATCTCTCCGAGTTAGCGGTGGAGGCTGGTTTGCCTAATGGAGTCCTAAATGTTATACATGGCACCAAT GACATCATTGATGCCATATGCGATGATGATGAAATCAAGGCTGTGTCATACGTTGGCTCAGATGCA CCTGGAATGTATGTTCATGCAAGGGCATCTGCCAACAGTAAACGTGTTCAG AGCAATGTAGGTGCAAAGAGTCATGTAGTAGTCATGCCAGATGTACATATGGATACTGTTATAAATGCTTTGGTTTGTGCTGGCTTTGGCTCTGCTGTACAGAGGAGTACAGCAATCAGCACTGTTATCTTTGTTGGAGACTCTAAGTCTTG GGAAGGTAAGCTGGTGGAGCGTGCCATGGCACTCAAAGTAGATGCAGGGACTGAACCAGGAGTGGACCTAGGTCCAGTGATCAGCAAGCAG GTCAAGGAAAGGATATGCAGGGTGGTCCAAACATTTGTAGATAATGGTGCTCGATTGGTTCTTGACGGGAGAAAAGTTGTG gtTCCTAAATATGAGCTTGGAAACTTTGTTGGTCCTACAATTCTAACTGATATCACTGAAGACATGGAATGCTATAAG GAAGAAATCTTGGGTCCAATTCTTCTTTGCATGCAG GCTGGGAGTTTAGACGAGGCAATAGGCATTGTTAACAGAAACAA ACATGGAAACGGAGCGTCCATTTTTACATCTTCATGTGCCACCGCAAGGAAATTTCAGACTGAGATCGAGTGTGGACAG GTTGGTGTAAATGTGGCAGTTGCATCCCCATTGCCTCTTTTCTCTTTCACAGGTTCAGACGCTTCGTTTACCGGCGACATCAACCATTATG GTAAAGCCGGTCTTCAGTTCTACACGCAGATCAAAACCGTGACTCAGCAGTGGAAGGATTTCCCCAGCAGCGGAGCATCTTCTTCGCTACTTGCATCATATGATGCACGGAGCAACAGTGGAGACGTCCACGCATTTCCATCCATCGACTTCACAAGCAACGACGTGTCGCTGGGGCTGCACTTGAGGGATTTCTCGAATGGGGAAGGGGTGCCTCTACCGCTCCATGATGATCTCCCGAGTCATGACGGGATGTCCATTCCATTAGTAGCTTCAAAGGATTTCCCGAGCAGTGATGGTGAGTCTCTAGAACAATCCCGAGATCTTCCGAACAGCGACGGAATGTCTTCGATCCCGCAGTTGGATGGCTCTCACTGGACTTTACACTTTTAG
- the LOC125223221 gene encoding methylmalonate-semialdehyde dehydrogenase [acylating], mitochondrial-like isoform X2 — translation MLPLSFSKKISQNLKVKEKDKINKVNRKLPIHFRLRKISTPHRRFHLRRRLCSPGSALTSYMEFDETPQMLPPPPGSFIDREELIEHVGEFAVSQGYVVTIKQSKKERVVVLGCDRGGVYRDRRKTIDEATGEPLRKRKSGSRLTNCPFELVGKKEDGLWVLTVKNGSHNHEPMKDISEHPSARRFNEREVMLIKEMTDAVRRLKTLKSPTAVEGNSEPSTSSEPSWKKRYPPRVPNLIGGRFIDSQSSSSVDVLNPATQQVVAQVPLSTGEELKAAVFAAKRAFTSWRNTPVTTRQRIMFKLQELIRRDIDKLASCITSEQGKTLKDAFNDVSRGIELVEHACGMANLHMGDFFPNISNGIDTYSIREPLGICAGICSFNFPAMIPLLMFPIAITCGNTFILKPSEKAPGACVHLSELAVEAGLPNGVLNVIHGTNDIIDAICDDDEIKAVSYVGSDAPGMYVHARASANSKRVQSNVGAKSHVVVMPDVHMDTVINALVCAGFGSAVQRSTAISTVIFVGDSKSWEGKLVERAMALKVDAGTEPGVDLGPVISKQVKERICRVVQTFVDNGARLVLDGRKVVVPKYELGNFVGPTILTDITEDMECYKEEILGPILLCMQAGSLDEAIGIVNRNKHGNGASIFTSSCATARKFQTEIECGQVGVNVAVASPLPLFSFTGSDASFTGDINHYGKAGLQFYTQIKTVTQQWKDFPSSGASSSLLASYDARSNSGDVHAFPSIDFTSNDVSLGLHLRDFSNGEGVPLPLHDDLPSHDGMSIPLVASKDFPSSDGESLEQSRDLPNSDGMSSIPQLDGSHWTLHF, via the exons ATGCTtccactctctttctctaaaaaaatttcacaaaatttaaaagtaaaagaaaaagacaaaataaataaagtaaacagAAAACTGCCGATTCACTTCCGACTCCGAAAAATCAGCACTCCCCACCGCCGGTTTCATCTCCGTCGCCG TTTGTGCTCTCCAGGATCTGCCCTGACCAGTTACATGGAGTTTGATGAAACTCCACAGATGCTCCCACCTCCACCTGGGAGTTTCATTGATAGAGAAGAACTTATTGAACATGTTGGGGAGTTTGCCGTCTCTCAGGGATATGTTGTCACCATTAAGCAGTCTAAGAAGGAGAGAGTTGTAGTCCTTGGTTGTGACAGAGGAGGTGTTTATCGAGATAGGCGCAAAACTATTGATGAGGCCACTGGTGAACCTCTGCGCAAAAGGAAATCTGGTTCGCGACTGACAAACTGCCCATTCGAGCTAGTGGGTAAGAAGGAGGATGGCTTGTGGGTACTCACAGTTAAGAATGGTTCACATAATCATGAACCAATGAAGGACATATCAGAACATCCATCTGCGCGGCGCTTCAACGAGAGAGAAGTCATGCTAATCAAGGAAATGACAGATGCAG TGAGGAGATTGAAGACACTGAAATCTCCTACAGCAGTTGAGGGAAACTCTGAACCTTCAACATCTTCGGAGCCATCATGGAAGAAACGGTATCCCCCG AGGGTCCCAAATCTTATTGGTGGTAGATTTATTGATTCACAGTCATCATCATCTGTCGATGTGTTAAATCCT GCCACACAACAAGTGGTTGCACAAGTTCCTTTGTCCACGGGTGAGGAGCTTAAGGCTGCAGTATTTGCAGCGAAAAGAGCATTTACATCCTGGCGAAATACCCCCGTTACTACTCGGCAACGAATTATGTTTAAGCTTCAAGAGCTTATTCGACGTgatatt GATAAGCTTGCCAGCTGCATAACATCAGAGCAGGGTAAGACATTAAAGGATGCTTTTAATGATGTCTCCCGAGGGATTG AGCTTGTTGAACATGCTTGTGGAATGGCAAATTTGCATATGGGGGACTTCTTCCCAAATATATCAAATGGCATTGATACTTATAGCATCCGTGAGCCCCTTGGTATTTGTGCTGGGATATGCTCTTTCAATTTTCCTGCCATGATTCCGTTATTG ATGTTTCCGATTGCTATTACATGTGGCAATACATTCATATTAAAACCTTCTGAGAAAGCTCcag GAGCTTGTGTGCATCTCTCCGAGTTAGCGGTGGAGGCTGGTTTGCCTAATGGAGTCCTAAATGTTATACATGGCACCAAT GACATCATTGATGCCATATGCGATGATGATGAAATCAAGGCTGTGTCATACGTTGGCTCAGATGCA CCTGGAATGTATGTTCATGCAAGGGCATCTGCCAACAGTAAACGTGTTCAG AGCAATGTAGGTGCAAAGAGTCATGTAGTAGTCATGCCAGATGTACATATGGATACTGTTATAAATGCTTTGGTTTGTGCTGGCTTTGGCTCTGCTGTACAGAGGAGTACAGCAATCAGCACTGTTATCTTTGTTGGAGACTCTAAGTCTTG GGAAGGTAAGCTGGTGGAGCGTGCCATGGCACTCAAAGTAGATGCAGGGACTGAACCAGGAGTGGACCTAGGTCCAGTGATCAGCAAGCAG GTCAAGGAAAGGATATGCAGGGTGGTCCAAACATTTGTAGATAATGGTGCTCGATTGGTTCTTGACGGGAGAAAAGTTGTG gtTCCTAAATATGAGCTTGGAAACTTTGTTGGTCCTACAATTCTAACTGATATCACTGAAGACATGGAATGCTATAAG GAAGAAATCTTGGGTCCAATTCTTCTTTGCATGCAG GCTGGGAGTTTAGACGAGGCAATAGGCATTGTTAACAGAAACAA ACATGGAAACGGAGCGTCCATTTTTACATCTTCATGTGCCACCGCAAGGAAATTTCAGACTGAGATCGAGTGTGGACAG GTTGGTGTAAATGTGGCAGTTGCATCCCCATTGCCTCTTTTCTCTTTCACAGGTTCAGACGCTTCGTTTACCGGCGACATCAACCATTATG GTAAAGCCGGTCTTCAGTTCTACACGCAGATCAAAACCGTGACTCAGCAGTGGAAGGATTTCCCCAGCAGCGGAGCATCTTCTTCGCTACTTGCATCATATGATGCACGGAGCAACAGTGGAGACGTCCACGCATTTCCATCCATCGACTTCACAAGCAACGACGTGTCGCTGGGGCTGCACTTGAGGGATTTCTCGAATGGGGAAGGGGTGCCTCTACCGCTCCATGATGATCTCCCGAGTCATGACGGGATGTCCATTCCATTAGTAGCTTCAAAGGATTTCCCGAGCAGTGATGGTGAGTCTCTAGAACAATCCCGAGATCTTCCGAACAGCGACGGAATGTCTTCGATCCCGCAGTTGGATGGCTCTCACTGGACTTTACACTTTTAG
- the LOC125223221 gene encoding methylmalonate-semialdehyde dehydrogenase [acylating], mitochondrial-like isoform X3, giving the protein MEFDETPQMLPPPPGSFIDREELIEHVGEFAVSQGYVVTIKQSKKERVVVLGCDRGGVYRDRRKTIDEATGEPLRKRKSGSRLTNCPFELVGKKEDGLWVLTVKNGSHNHEPMKDISEHPSARRFNEREVMLIKEMTDAGLKPRQILKRLRQTNPELLSTPKHVYNVKAKLRQGNLTVRRLKTLKSPTAVEGNSEPSTSSEPSWKKRYPPRVPNLIGGRFIDSQSSSSVDVLNPATQQVVAQVPLSTGEELKAAVFAAKRAFTSWRNTPVTTRQRIMFKLQELIRRDIDKLASCITSEQGKTLKDAFNDVSRGIELVEHACGMANLHMGDFFPNISNGIDTYSIREPLGICAGICSFNFPAMIPLLMFPIAITCGNTFILKPSEKAPGACVHLSELAVEAGLPNGVLNVIHGTNDIIDAICDDDEIKAVSYVGSDAPGMYVHARASANSKRVQSNVGAKSHVVVMPDVHMDTVINALVCAGFGSAVQRSTAISTVIFVGDSKSWEGKLVERAMALKVDAGTEPGVDLGPVISKQVKERICRVVQTFVDNGARLVLDGRKVVVPKYELGNFVGPTILTDITEDMECYKEEILGPILLCMQAGSLDEAIGIVNRNKHGNGASIFTSSCATARKFQTEIECGQVGVNVAVASPLPLFSFTGSDASFTGDINHYGKAGLQFYTQIKTVTQQWKDFPSSGASSSLLASYDARSNSGDVHAFPSIDFTSNDVSLGLHLRDFSNGEGVPLPLHDDLPSHDGMSIPLVASKDFPSSDGESLEQSRDLPNSDGMSSIPQLDGSHWTLHF; this is encoded by the exons ATGGAGTTTGATGAAACTCCACAGATGCTCCCACCTCCACCTGGGAGTTTCATTGATAGAGAAGAACTTATTGAACATGTTGGGGAGTTTGCCGTCTCTCAGGGATATGTTGTCACCATTAAGCAGTCTAAGAAGGAGAGAGTTGTAGTCCTTGGTTGTGACAGAGGAGGTGTTTATCGAGATAGGCGCAAAACTATTGATGAGGCCACTGGTGAACCTCTGCGCAAAAGGAAATCTGGTTCGCGACTGACAAACTGCCCATTCGAGCTAGTGGGTAAGAAGGAGGATGGCTTGTGGGTACTCACAGTTAAGAATGGTTCACATAATCATGAACCAATGAAGGACATATCAGAACATCCATCTGCGCGGCGCTTCAACGAGAGAGAAGTCATGCTAATCAAGGAAATGACAGATGCAGGTCTGAAACCTCGCCAGATACTTAAAAGACTTAGACAAACAAATCCCGAGCTTTTATCTACACCAAAGCATGTTTATAATGTGAAAGCCAAGCTTCGGCAAGGGAATCTTACAG TGAGGAGATTGAAGACACTGAAATCTCCTACAGCAGTTGAGGGAAACTCTGAACCTTCAACATCTTCGGAGCCATCATGGAAGAAACGGTATCCCCCG AGGGTCCCAAATCTTATTGGTGGTAGATTTATTGATTCACAGTCATCATCATCTGTCGATGTGTTAAATCCT GCCACACAACAAGTGGTTGCACAAGTTCCTTTGTCCACGGGTGAGGAGCTTAAGGCTGCAGTATTTGCAGCGAAAAGAGCATTTACATCCTGGCGAAATACCCCCGTTACTACTCGGCAACGAATTATGTTTAAGCTTCAAGAGCTTATTCGACGTgatatt GATAAGCTTGCCAGCTGCATAACATCAGAGCAGGGTAAGACATTAAAGGATGCTTTTAATGATGTCTCCCGAGGGATTG AGCTTGTTGAACATGCTTGTGGAATGGCAAATTTGCATATGGGGGACTTCTTCCCAAATATATCAAATGGCATTGATACTTATAGCATCCGTGAGCCCCTTGGTATTTGTGCTGGGATATGCTCTTTCAATTTTCCTGCCATGATTCCGTTATTG ATGTTTCCGATTGCTATTACATGTGGCAATACATTCATATTAAAACCTTCTGAGAAAGCTCcag GAGCTTGTGTGCATCTCTCCGAGTTAGCGGTGGAGGCTGGTTTGCCTAATGGAGTCCTAAATGTTATACATGGCACCAAT GACATCATTGATGCCATATGCGATGATGATGAAATCAAGGCTGTGTCATACGTTGGCTCAGATGCA CCTGGAATGTATGTTCATGCAAGGGCATCTGCCAACAGTAAACGTGTTCAG AGCAATGTAGGTGCAAAGAGTCATGTAGTAGTCATGCCAGATGTACATATGGATACTGTTATAAATGCTTTGGTTTGTGCTGGCTTTGGCTCTGCTGTACAGAGGAGTACAGCAATCAGCACTGTTATCTTTGTTGGAGACTCTAAGTCTTG GGAAGGTAAGCTGGTGGAGCGTGCCATGGCACTCAAAGTAGATGCAGGGACTGAACCAGGAGTGGACCTAGGTCCAGTGATCAGCAAGCAG GTCAAGGAAAGGATATGCAGGGTGGTCCAAACATTTGTAGATAATGGTGCTCGATTGGTTCTTGACGGGAGAAAAGTTGTG gtTCCTAAATATGAGCTTGGAAACTTTGTTGGTCCTACAATTCTAACTGATATCACTGAAGACATGGAATGCTATAAG GAAGAAATCTTGGGTCCAATTCTTCTTTGCATGCAG GCTGGGAGTTTAGACGAGGCAATAGGCATTGTTAACAGAAACAA ACATGGAAACGGAGCGTCCATTTTTACATCTTCATGTGCCACCGCAAGGAAATTTCAGACTGAGATCGAGTGTGGACAG GTTGGTGTAAATGTGGCAGTTGCATCCCCATTGCCTCTTTTCTCTTTCACAGGTTCAGACGCTTCGTTTACCGGCGACATCAACCATTATG GTAAAGCCGGTCTTCAGTTCTACACGCAGATCAAAACCGTGACTCAGCAGTGGAAGGATTTCCCCAGCAGCGGAGCATCTTCTTCGCTACTTGCATCATATGATGCACGGAGCAACAGTGGAGACGTCCACGCATTTCCATCCATCGACTTCACAAGCAACGACGTGTCGCTGGGGCTGCACTTGAGGGATTTCTCGAATGGGGAAGGGGTGCCTCTACCGCTCCATGATGATCTCCCGAGTCATGACGGGATGTCCATTCCATTAGTAGCTTCAAAGGATTTCCCGAGCAGTGATGGTGAGTCTCTAGAACAATCCCGAGATCTTCCGAACAGCGACGGAATGTCTTCGATCCCGCAGTTGGATGGCTCTCACTGGACTTTACACTTTTAG
- the LOC125223221 gene encoding methylmalonate-semialdehyde dehydrogenase [acylating], mitochondrial-like isoform X4, whose product MFPTLVEMRRLKTLKSPTAVEGNSEPSTSSEPSWKKRYPPRVPNLIGGRFIDSQSSSSVDVLNPATQQVVAQVPLSTGEELKAAVFAAKRAFTSWRNTPVTTRQRIMFKLQELIRRDIDKLASCITSEQGKTLKDAFNDVSRGIELVEHACGMANLHMGDFFPNISNGIDTYSIREPLGICAGICSFNFPAMIPLLMFPIAITCGNTFILKPSEKAPGACVHLSELAVEAGLPNGVLNVIHGTNDIIDAICDDDEIKAVSYVGSDAPGMYVHARASANSKRVQSNVGAKSHVVVMPDVHMDTVINALVCAGFGSAVQRSTAISTVIFVGDSKSWEGKLVERAMALKVDAGTEPGVDLGPVISKQVKERICRVVQTFVDNGARLVLDGRKVVVPKYELGNFVGPTILTDITEDMECYKEEILGPILLCMQAGSLDEAIGIVNRNKHGNGASIFTSSCATARKFQTEIECGQVGVNVAVASPLPLFSFTGSDASFTGDINHYGKAGLQFYTQIKTVTQQWKDFPSSGASSSLLASYDARSNSGDVHAFPSIDFTSNDVSLGLHLRDFSNGEGVPLPLHDDLPSHDGMSIPLVASKDFPSSDGESLEQSRDLPNSDGMSSIPQLDGSHWTLHF is encoded by the exons ATGTTTCCGACTCTTGTAGAAA TGAGGAGATTGAAGACACTGAAATCTCCTACAGCAGTTGAGGGAAACTCTGAACCTTCAACATCTTCGGAGCCATCATGGAAGAAACGGTATCCCCCG AGGGTCCCAAATCTTATTGGTGGTAGATTTATTGATTCACAGTCATCATCATCTGTCGATGTGTTAAATCCT GCCACACAACAAGTGGTTGCACAAGTTCCTTTGTCCACGGGTGAGGAGCTTAAGGCTGCAGTATTTGCAGCGAAAAGAGCATTTACATCCTGGCGAAATACCCCCGTTACTACTCGGCAACGAATTATGTTTAAGCTTCAAGAGCTTATTCGACGTgatatt GATAAGCTTGCCAGCTGCATAACATCAGAGCAGGGTAAGACATTAAAGGATGCTTTTAATGATGTCTCCCGAGGGATTG AGCTTGTTGAACATGCTTGTGGAATGGCAAATTTGCATATGGGGGACTTCTTCCCAAATATATCAAATGGCATTGATACTTATAGCATCCGTGAGCCCCTTGGTATTTGTGCTGGGATATGCTCTTTCAATTTTCCTGCCATGATTCCGTTATTG ATGTTTCCGATTGCTATTACATGTGGCAATACATTCATATTAAAACCTTCTGAGAAAGCTCcag GAGCTTGTGTGCATCTCTCCGAGTTAGCGGTGGAGGCTGGTTTGCCTAATGGAGTCCTAAATGTTATACATGGCACCAAT GACATCATTGATGCCATATGCGATGATGATGAAATCAAGGCTGTGTCATACGTTGGCTCAGATGCA CCTGGAATGTATGTTCATGCAAGGGCATCTGCCAACAGTAAACGTGTTCAG AGCAATGTAGGTGCAAAGAGTCATGTAGTAGTCATGCCAGATGTACATATGGATACTGTTATAAATGCTTTGGTTTGTGCTGGCTTTGGCTCTGCTGTACAGAGGAGTACAGCAATCAGCACTGTTATCTTTGTTGGAGACTCTAAGTCTTG GGAAGGTAAGCTGGTGGAGCGTGCCATGGCACTCAAAGTAGATGCAGGGACTGAACCAGGAGTGGACCTAGGTCCAGTGATCAGCAAGCAG GTCAAGGAAAGGATATGCAGGGTGGTCCAAACATTTGTAGATAATGGTGCTCGATTGGTTCTTGACGGGAGAAAAGTTGTG gtTCCTAAATATGAGCTTGGAAACTTTGTTGGTCCTACAATTCTAACTGATATCACTGAAGACATGGAATGCTATAAG GAAGAAATCTTGGGTCCAATTCTTCTTTGCATGCAG GCTGGGAGTTTAGACGAGGCAATAGGCATTGTTAACAGAAACAA ACATGGAAACGGAGCGTCCATTTTTACATCTTCATGTGCCACCGCAAGGAAATTTCAGACTGAGATCGAGTGTGGACAG GTTGGTGTAAATGTGGCAGTTGCATCCCCATTGCCTCTTTTCTCTTTCACAGGTTCAGACGCTTCGTTTACCGGCGACATCAACCATTATG GTAAAGCCGGTCTTCAGTTCTACACGCAGATCAAAACCGTGACTCAGCAGTGGAAGGATTTCCCCAGCAGCGGAGCATCTTCTTCGCTACTTGCATCATATGATGCACGGAGCAACAGTGGAGACGTCCACGCATTTCCATCCATCGACTTCACAAGCAACGACGTGTCGCTGGGGCTGCACTTGAGGGATTTCTCGAATGGGGAAGGGGTGCCTCTACCGCTCCATGATGATCTCCCGAGTCATGACGGGATGTCCATTCCATTAGTAGCTTCAAAGGATTTCCCGAGCAGTGATGGTGAGTCTCTAGAACAATCCCGAGATCTTCCGAACAGCGACGGAATGTCTTCGATCCCGCAGTTGGATGGCTCTCACTGGACTTTACACTTTTAG